The Acanthochromis polyacanthus isolate Apoly-LR-REF ecotype Palm Island chromosome 17, KAUST_Apoly_ChrSc, whole genome shotgun sequence genome has a window encoding:
- the LOC110960772 gene encoding zinc finger protein 665-like isoform X1 yields the protein MDSSQKKRKNSNGVRHQKSEEESNTSPTTTNRNESLSCEQCGKTFITAKKLRYHQRCHTVDKPFSCDQCGKTFTHKCILTRHQVIHSGVRAFSCDQCGQTFTRKSHLTSHQLIHSEVSPFSCDQCGKTFTNKYSLTAHQLVHSGVRPFSCDQCGKTFTHKGSLTAHQLIHSGVRPFSCEQCGQTFTLKSNLTTHQLIHSGVRPFSCYHCGKTFTQKYSLINHQFIHSGVRPFSCHQCGKTFTQKNSLTRHQLIHSGVRAFSCHQCGKTFTQKDSLTAHQLIHSGVRAFRCDQCGETFSRKASLTSHQLIHSEVNPFSCDQCGKTFTRKSGLTSHQLVHSGVRAFSCHQCGKTFSHKGSLTSHQLIHSGVRPFSCDQCGKTFTHKRRLTSHQLIHIGVRPFSCDQCGKTFSHKSDLTRHQLIHSGVRAFSCDQCGKTFTLKINLKSHQLIHSGVKPFSCDQCGKTFTHKSSLTSHQLVHSGVRPFSCDQCGKTFTYKSSLTSHQLVHSGVRPFICDQCGKTFTLKSQLTTHQLIHSGVRPFSCDQCGKTFTLKSQLTTHQLIHSGVRPFSCDQCGKTFTHKSGLTTHQLIHSGVRPFNCHQCGKTFTHKSGLTSHQLVHSGVRPSNCDQCVKTVARHEELLIHQCPHSGRQLYHCDHCEKTFKRKASLKCHQRIHTGHDVCICDHCGKLFANFSQLKAHAVTHTRVKPYRRDQKGKGFNNTGVAHQYDHAGDRPYRCDECIKTFRTLGSLKQHQQIHTRKKTFKQGHSKQSDTDMHNGHKVNACQEDCLMPGSVQVPEVVHKLKVLEIRLHRIQV from the exons atggattcttcacaaaaa AAACGTAAAaacagcaatggagtgagacATCAGAAATCTGAAGAGGAAAGCAACACTtccccaacaacaacaaacagaaatgaatcACTCAGTTGTGAACAATGcggcaagacttttatcacagcaaaaaAGCTAAGATATCACCAGCGTTGTCACACTGTGgacaaaccattcagctgtgatcagtgtgggaagacattTACTCACAAGTGTATATTAACAAGGCATCAagtcattcacagtggagttagagcattcagctgtgatcagtgtgggcaAACGTTCACTCGCAAGAGTCATTTaacaagccatcaactcattcacagtgaagttagcccattcagctgtgatcagtgtgggaaaacaTTTACTAATAAGTATAGTTTAACAGCTCATCAACtcgttcacagtggagttagaccattcagctgtgatcagtgtgggaaaacaTTTACTCACAAGGGTAGTTTAACAgctcatcaactcattcacagtggagttagaccattcagctgtgaacaGTGTGGGCAGACTTTTACTCTCAAGAGTAATTTAACAacccatcaactcattcacagtggagttagaccattcagctgtTATCATTGTGGGAAGACATTTACTCAAAAGTATAGTTTAATAAATCATCAgttcattcacagtggagttagaccattcagctgtcatcagtgtgggaagacattTACTCAGAAGAATAGTTTAACAAggcatcaactcattcacagtggagttagagcaTTCAGCTGtcatcagtgtgggaagacattTACTCAAAAGGATAGTTTAACAgctcatcaactcattcacagtggagttagagcattccgctgtgatcagtgtggggaGACATTTAGTCGCAAGGCTAGTTTAACAAGCCATCAACTAATTCACAGTGAAGTTAacccattcagctgtgatcagtgtgggaagacattTACTCGCAAGAGTGGTTTAACAAGCCATCAACtcgttcacagtggagttagagcaTTCAGCTGtcatcagtgtgggaagacattTTCTCACAAGGGTAGTTTaacaagccatcaactcattcacagtggagttagaccattcagctgtgatcagtgtgggaagacattTACTCACAAGAGGAGATTaacaagccatcaactcattcacattggagttagaccattcagctgtgatcagtgtgggaagacattTTCTCACAAGAGTGACTTAACAAGACATCAACTAATTCACAGTGGGGTTagagcattcagctgtgatcagtgtgggaagacattTACTCTCaagattaatttaaaaagccatcaactaattcacagtggagttaaaccattcagctgtgatcagtgtgggaaaacatttactcacaagagtagTTTAACAAGCCATCAGCtcgttcacagtggagttagaccattcagctgtgatcagtgtgggaagacattTACTTACAAGAGTAGTTTAACAAGCCATCAACtcgttcacagtggagttagaccattcatctgtgatcagtgtgggaaaacaTTTACTCTCAAGAGTCAATTAACAACCCATCAACTAATTCACAGTGGCgttagaccattcagctgtgatcagtgtgggaaaacaTTTACTCTCAAGAGTCAATTAACAacccatcaactcattcacagtggagttagaccattcagctgtgatcagtgtgggaagacattTACTCACAAGAGTGGTTTAACAACCCATCAGCtaattcacagtggagttagaccattcaACTGtcatcagtgtgggaagacattTACTCACAAGAGTGGTTTAACAAGCCATCAACTCGTTCATAGTGGAGTTAGACCAtccaactgtgatcagtgtgtgaaaaccgtTGCTCGACATGAAGAGTtattgatccatcaatgcccccattctggtagacAGCTGTACCACTGTGACCACTGTGAAAAAACCTTCAAGCGCAAAGCAAGCCTAAAgtgtcaccaacgcatccacactggacatgatgtgtgCATATGTGACCACTGTGGCAAACTATTTGCAAATttctcacagttaaaagctcatgcaGTTACTCACACCAGGGTTAAACCGTACCGCCGTGACCAGAAGGGGAAAGGCTTCAACAACACTGGAGTCGCTCACCAATATGACCACGCTGGGGACAGACCCTACAGATGTGATGAGTGTATTAAGACTTTTAGAACTTTGGGTTCCctaaaacaacaccagcagatccacaccagaaagaaaacattcaagCAGGGTCACAGTAAG
- the LOC110960772 gene encoding zinc finger protein 665-like isoform X2 yields the protein MDSSQKKRKNSNGVRHQKSEEESNTSPTTTNRNESLSCEQCGKTFITAKKLRYHQRCHTVDKPFSCDQCGKTFTHKCILTRHQVIHSGVRAFSCDQCGQTFTRKSHLTSHQLIHSEVSPFSCDQCGKTFTNKYSLTAHQLVHSGVRPFSCDQCGKTFTHKGSLTAHQLIHSGVRPFSCEQCGQTFTLKSNLTTHQLIHSGVRPFSCYHCGKTFTQKYSLINHQFIHSGVRPFSCHQCGKTFTQKNSLTRHQLIHSGVRAFSCHQCGKTFTQKDSLTAHQLIHSGVRAFRCDQCGETFSRKASLTSHQLIHSEVNPFSCDQCGKTFTRKSGLTSHQLVHSGVRAFSCHQCGKTFSHKGSLTSHQLIHSGVRPFSCDQCGKTFTHKRRLTSHQLIHIGVRPFSCDQCGKTFSHKSDLTRHQLIHSGVRAFSCDQCGKTFTLKINLKSHQLIHSGVKPFSCDQCGKTFTHKSSLTSHQLVHSGVRPFSCDQCGKTFTYKSSLTSHQLVHSGVRPFICDQCGKTFTLKSQLTTHQLIHSGVRPFSCDQCGKTFTLKSQLTTHQLIHSGVRPFSCDQCGKTFTHKSGLTTHQLIHSGVRPFNCHQCGKTFTHKSGLTSHQLVHSGVRPSNCDQCVKTVARHEELLIHQCPHSGRQLYHCDHCEKTFKRKASLKCHQRIHTGHDVCICDHCGKLFANFSQLKAHAVTHTRVKPYRRDQKGKGFNNTGVAHQYDHAGDRPYRCDECIKTFRTLGSLKQHQQIHTRKKTFKQGHSKSDTDMHNGHKVNACQEDCLMPGSVQVPEVVHKLKVLEIRLHRIQV from the exons atggattcttcacaaaaa AAACGTAAAaacagcaatggagtgagacATCAGAAATCTGAAGAGGAAAGCAACACTtccccaacaacaacaaacagaaatgaatcACTCAGTTGTGAACAATGcggcaagacttttatcacagcaaaaaAGCTAAGATATCACCAGCGTTGTCACACTGTGgacaaaccattcagctgtgatcagtgtgggaagacattTACTCACAAGTGTATATTAACAAGGCATCAagtcattcacagtggagttagagcattcagctgtgatcagtgtgggcaAACGTTCACTCGCAAGAGTCATTTaacaagccatcaactcattcacagtgaagttagcccattcagctgtgatcagtgtgggaaaacaTTTACTAATAAGTATAGTTTAACAGCTCATCAACtcgttcacagtggagttagaccattcagctgtgatcagtgtgggaaaacaTTTACTCACAAGGGTAGTTTAACAgctcatcaactcattcacagtggagttagaccattcagctgtgaacaGTGTGGGCAGACTTTTACTCTCAAGAGTAATTTAACAacccatcaactcattcacagtggagttagaccattcagctgtTATCATTGTGGGAAGACATTTACTCAAAAGTATAGTTTAATAAATCATCAgttcattcacagtggagttagaccattcagctgtcatcagtgtgggaagacattTACTCAGAAGAATAGTTTAACAAggcatcaactcattcacagtggagttagagcaTTCAGCTGtcatcagtgtgggaagacattTACTCAAAAGGATAGTTTAACAgctcatcaactcattcacagtggagttagagcattccgctgtgatcagtgtggggaGACATTTAGTCGCAAGGCTAGTTTAACAAGCCATCAACTAATTCACAGTGAAGTTAacccattcagctgtgatcagtgtgggaagacattTACTCGCAAGAGTGGTTTAACAAGCCATCAACtcgttcacagtggagttagagcaTTCAGCTGtcatcagtgtgggaagacattTTCTCACAAGGGTAGTTTaacaagccatcaactcattcacagtggagttagaccattcagctgtgatcagtgtgggaagacattTACTCACAAGAGGAGATTaacaagccatcaactcattcacattggagttagaccattcagctgtgatcagtgtgggaagacattTTCTCACAAGAGTGACTTAACAAGACATCAACTAATTCACAGTGGGGTTagagcattcagctgtgatcagtgtgggaagacattTACTCTCaagattaatttaaaaagccatcaactaattcacagtggagttaaaccattcagctgtgatcagtgtgggaaaacatttactcacaagagtagTTTAACAAGCCATCAGCtcgttcacagtggagttagaccattcagctgtgatcagtgtgggaagacattTACTTACAAGAGTAGTTTAACAAGCCATCAACtcgttcacagtggagttagaccattcatctgtgatcagtgtgggaaaacaTTTACTCTCAAGAGTCAATTAACAACCCATCAACTAATTCACAGTGGCgttagaccattcagctgtgatcagtgtgggaaaacaTTTACTCTCAAGAGTCAATTAACAacccatcaactcattcacagtggagttagaccattcagctgtgatcagtgtgggaagacattTACTCACAAGAGTGGTTTAACAACCCATCAGCtaattcacagtggagttagaccattcaACTGtcatcagtgtgggaagacattTACTCACAAGAGTGGTTTAACAAGCCATCAACTCGTTCATAGTGGAGTTAGACCAtccaactgtgatcagtgtgtgaaaaccgtTGCTCGACATGAAGAGTtattgatccatcaatgcccccattctggtagacAGCTGTACCACTGTGACCACTGTGAAAAAACCTTCAAGCGCAAAGCAAGCCTAAAgtgtcaccaacgcatccacactggacatgatgtgtgCATATGTGACCACTGTGGCAAACTATTTGCAAATttctcacagttaaaagctcatgcaGTTACTCACACCAGGGTTAAACCGTACCGCCGTGACCAGAAGGGGAAAGGCTTCAACAACACTGGAGTCGCTCACCAATATGACCACGCTGGGGACAGACCCTACAGATGTGATGAGTGTATTAAGACTTTTAGAACTTTGGGTTCCctaaaacaacaccagcagatccacaccagaaagaaaacattcaagCAGGGTCACAGTAAG
- the LOC110960772 gene encoding zinc finger protein 665-like isoform X3 yields MDSSQKKRKNSNGVRHQKSEEESNTSPTTTNRNESLSCEQCGKTFITAKKLRYHQRCHTVDKPFSCDQCGKTFTHKCILTRHQVIHSGVRAFSCDQCGQTFTRKSHLTSHQLIHSEVSPFSCDQCGKTFTNKYSLTAHQLVHSGVRPFSCDQCGKTFTHKGSLTAHQLIHSGVRPFSCEQCGQTFTLKSNLTTHQLIHSGVRPFSCYHCGKTFTQKYSLINHQFIHSGVRPFSCHQCGKTFTQKNSLTRHQLIHSGVRAFSCHQCGKTFTQKDSLTAHQLIHSGVRAFRCDQCGETFSRKASLTSHQLIHSEVNPFSCDQCGKTFTRKSGLTSHQLVHSGVRAFSCHQCGKTFSHKGSLTSHQLIHSGVRPFSCDQCGKTFTHKRRLTSHQLIHIGVRPFSCDQCGKTFSHKSDLTRHQLIHSGVRAFSCDQCGKTFTLKINLKSHQLIHSGVKPFSCDQCGKTFTHKSSLTSHQLVHSGVRPFSCDQCGKTFTYKSSLTSHQLVHSGVRPFICDQCGKTFTLKSQLTTHQLIHSGVRPFSCDQCGKTFTLKSQLTTHQLIHSGVRPFSCDQCGKTFTHKSGLTTHQLIHSGVRPFNCHQCGKTFTHKSGLTSHQLVHSGVRPSNCDQCVKTVARHEELLIHQCPHSGRQLYHCDHCEKTFKRKASLKCHQRIHTGHDVCICDHCGKLFANFSQLKAHAVTHTRVKPYRRDQKGKGFNNTGVAHQYDHAGDRPYRCDECIKTFRTLGSLKQHQQIHTRKKTFKQGHSKQSDTDMHNGHKVNACQEDCLMPGSVQVPEVVHKLKVLEIRLHRIQ; encoded by the exons atggattcttcacaaaaa AAACGTAAAaacagcaatggagtgagacATCAGAAATCTGAAGAGGAAAGCAACACTtccccaacaacaacaaacagaaatgaatcACTCAGTTGTGAACAATGcggcaagacttttatcacagcaaaaaAGCTAAGATATCACCAGCGTTGTCACACTGTGgacaaaccattcagctgtgatcagtgtgggaagacattTACTCACAAGTGTATATTAACAAGGCATCAagtcattcacagtggagttagagcattcagctgtgatcagtgtgggcaAACGTTCACTCGCAAGAGTCATTTaacaagccatcaactcattcacagtgaagttagcccattcagctgtgatcagtgtgggaaaacaTTTACTAATAAGTATAGTTTAACAGCTCATCAACtcgttcacagtggagttagaccattcagctgtgatcagtgtgggaaaacaTTTACTCACAAGGGTAGTTTAACAgctcatcaactcattcacagtggagttagaccattcagctgtgaacaGTGTGGGCAGACTTTTACTCTCAAGAGTAATTTAACAacccatcaactcattcacagtggagttagaccattcagctgtTATCATTGTGGGAAGACATTTACTCAAAAGTATAGTTTAATAAATCATCAgttcattcacagtggagttagaccattcagctgtcatcagtgtgggaagacattTACTCAGAAGAATAGTTTAACAAggcatcaactcattcacagtggagttagagcaTTCAGCTGtcatcagtgtgggaagacattTACTCAAAAGGATAGTTTAACAgctcatcaactcattcacagtggagttagagcattccgctgtgatcagtgtggggaGACATTTAGTCGCAAGGCTAGTTTAACAAGCCATCAACTAATTCACAGTGAAGTTAacccattcagctgtgatcagtgtgggaagacattTACTCGCAAGAGTGGTTTAACAAGCCATCAACtcgttcacagtggagttagagcaTTCAGCTGtcatcagtgtgggaagacattTTCTCACAAGGGTAGTTTaacaagccatcaactcattcacagtggagttagaccattcagctgtgatcagtgtgggaagacattTACTCACAAGAGGAGATTaacaagccatcaactcattcacattggagttagaccattcagctgtgatcagtgtgggaagacattTTCTCACAAGAGTGACTTAACAAGACATCAACTAATTCACAGTGGGGTTagagcattcagctgtgatcagtgtgggaagacattTACTCTCaagattaatttaaaaagccatcaactaattcacagtggagttaaaccattcagctgtgatcagtgtgggaaaacatttactcacaagagtagTTTAACAAGCCATCAGCtcgttcacagtggagttagaccattcagctgtgatcagtgtgggaagacattTACTTACAAGAGTAGTTTAACAAGCCATCAACtcgttcacagtggagttagaccattcatctgtgatcagtgtgggaaaacaTTTACTCTCAAGAGTCAATTAACAACCCATCAACTAATTCACAGTGGCgttagaccattcagctgtgatcagtgtgggaaaacaTTTACTCTCAAGAGTCAATTAACAacccatcaactcattcacagtggagttagaccattcagctgtgatcagtgtgggaagacattTACTCACAAGAGTGGTTTAACAACCCATCAGCtaattcacagtggagttagaccattcaACTGtcatcagtgtgggaagacattTACTCACAAGAGTGGTTTAACAAGCCATCAACTCGTTCATAGTGGAGTTAGACCAtccaactgtgatcagtgtgtgaaaaccgtTGCTCGACATGAAGAGTtattgatccatcaatgcccccattctggtagacAGCTGTACCACTGTGACCACTGTGAAAAAACCTTCAAGCGCAAAGCAAGCCTAAAgtgtcaccaacgcatccacactggacatgatgtgtgCATATGTGACCACTGTGGCAAACTATTTGCAAATttctcacagttaaaagctcatgcaGTTACTCACACCAGGGTTAAACCGTACCGCCGTGACCAGAAGGGGAAAGGCTTCAACAACACTGGAGTCGCTCACCAATATGACCACGCTGGGGACAGACCCTACAGATGTGATGAGTGTATTAAGACTTTTAGAACTTTGGGTTCCctaaaacaacaccagcagatccacaccagaaagaaaacattcaagCAGGGTCACAGTAAG